From one Phorcysia thermohydrogeniphila genomic stretch:
- a CDS encoding 3'-5' exonuclease produces MEELNRLIKMIDKEYEDINRVEDPNKKVEVDAFNRLSENLKNVPSILYFNPYIPPQRFTSEIEFDILWLYPKAGLLIIEVKAWDKEFIENLEIRGERFFFGNRSFRNPVIEAKRFKDKLMDFIKRKLDRELPAPVEYVIYFPKLSRKEYRALSNTVFKERVPEDSCIFKNDRRIAEKLIARLRLHQFTVDEEGVIKLRRILFPGLRVAKLNFKVSEEEITLMDVYQEGLLYKHSRGITILRGAAGSGKTVVLIGKAIQEKFEHPEKRILFLTYTNSLANEIKAGIKRVLELEEIEELSLEDFEILTVDSLISNLAEEFDIENDRHKVAEFLREKPFPVYDVILCDESQDFTPEVFTVVKALLKENGLLIFGIDETQRIYDGTDWRWKDVGIEASGRNVTILRRSYRNPGKIVRLAVEFLKRDPHLIKELKELDSVVANGEIESVREDEGKLEFYEFENEFIGVAELVGKLVKVEGIHYGDIFILTAFKNQVKDFFNALSKKIPEVKLHAFSAESKKEEKFVPEDKLVIMPYKSSKGLERGVVIVTGVGHLPYTSSKKVKEIRRDRRTLYVAMTRAQKRLIITSFKGRDNGFAKEIKELVEEFSR; encoded by the coding sequence ATGGAGGAGTTAAATAGGCTTATTAAAATGATAGATAAAGAATATGAGGACATAAACCGTGTAGAAGACCCTAATAAAAAGGTAGAAGTTGATGCATTTAACAGACTTTCAGAAAATTTGAAAAATGTTCCTTCTATCCTCTACTTTAATCCCTATATTCCTCCACAGCGCTTTACTTCTGAAATTGAGTTTGACATTCTATGGCTATATCCTAAGGCCGGACTTTTGATTATAGAGGTCAAAGCTTGGGACAAAGAATTTATAGAAAACCTTGAAATCAGAGGAGAGCGATTTTTCTTTGGCAACCGCTCCTTTCGGAATCCTGTCATAGAAGCAAAAAGGTTTAAGGACAAACTGATGGATTTCATCAAGCGAAAACTTGACAGAGAGCTCCCCGCGCCAGTTGAATACGTTATTTATTTCCCTAAACTTTCCCGCAAAGAGTACAGAGCTCTGAGCAACACTGTGTTTAAAGAGCGCGTCCCTGAGGATAGCTGTATTTTTAAAAACGACAGAAGAATAGCAGAAAAACTTATTGCGAGGCTTAGGCTGCACCAGTTCACAGTAGACGAGGAAGGTGTCATAAAACTTAGGAGAATCCTATTCCCCGGCCTTAGAGTTGCAAAACTCAATTTTAAGGTATCAGAGGAAGAGATAACTCTCATGGACGTTTATCAGGAAGGACTTCTCTACAAGCACTCAAGAGGGATTACAATCTTGAGAGGGGCTGCAGGTTCCGGTAAAACAGTAGTTCTCATAGGGAAAGCAATTCAAGAGAAGTTTGAACACCCAGAAAAAAGGATACTTTTCTTGACTTACACTAACTCCTTGGCAAACGAGATAAAGGCCGGAATAAAAAGGGTTTTAGAACTTGAAGAAATTGAAGAACTTAGTTTAGAGGACTTTGAAATTCTAACTGTTGATTCCCTCATTTCCAACCTTGCCGAGGAGTTTGACATAGAGAACGACAGGCATAAAGTAGCAGAGTTTCTGCGTGAAAAACCTTTTCCCGTGTATGACGTTATTCTCTGTGATGAGTCTCAGGATTTTACCCCCGAAGTCTTTACAGTGGTCAAAGCCCTTCTCAAGGAAAACGGTCTGTTGATTTTTGGAATTGATGAGACCCAGAGGATATATGACGGAACGGACTGGAGATGGAAAGACGTCGGTATTGAAGCATCTGGAAGGAACGTAACGATACTGCGCAGGAGTTACAGAAACCCCGGCAAGATTGTAAGGCTGGCAGTTGAGTTCCTGAAAAGAGACCCCCACCTTATCAAAGAGCTTAAAGAACTTGATTCTGTTGTTGCAAATGGGGAGATAGAATCTGTTAGGGAAGATGAGGGAAAACTGGAGTTTTACGAGTTTGAGAATGAGTTTATAGGGGTAGCAGAGCTCGTTGGAAAGCTGGTAAAAGTAGAAGGAATTCACTACGGAGATATTTTCATCCTAACGGCCTTTAAGAATCAGGTTAAAGACTTCTTCAATGCTCTCTCTAAAAAAATACCAGAAGTTAAACTTCACGCTTTCTCGGCTGAGAGTAAAAAAGAAGAAAAATTCGTACCAGAGGACAAGCTTGTCATAATGCCTTACAAATCTTCAAAAGGCCTTGAAAGAGGAGTGGTAATTGTTACGGGTGTGGGGCACTTGCCGTATACGAGCAGTAAGAAAGTAAAGGAGATAAGGAGGGACAGAAGAACGCTTTACGTAGCCATGACAAGAGCTCAAAAGAGGTTAATAATTACCTCTTTCAAGGGAAGAGATAACGGTTTTGCCAAAGAAATAAAGGAACTCGTGGAAGAGTTCAGTCGCTGA